One part of the Nostoc sp. PCC 7120 = FACHB-418 genome encodes these proteins:
- a CDS encoding EVE domain-containing protein — MNYWLMKSEPEVYGITHLQKDNQTIWDGVRNYQARNFMRQMQPGDLVFFYHSNTNPPGIVGLMRVVKTDVADPTQFDSSSEYYDPKSTPETPRWQTVLVEFVENFSDSISLTILKEKFSSEELMVVKQGNRLSVMPVSDSVAQKILAMKNT, encoded by the coding sequence ATGAATTATTGGTTAATGAAATCAGAGCCAGAAGTTTATGGCATTACTCATCTACAAAAAGATAATCAGACTATTTGGGATGGTGTCCGTAATTATCAAGCTCGCAATTTTATGCGACAAATGCAACCAGGAGACTTAGTTTTTTTCTACCATTCTAATACCAATCCTCCGGGTATTGTTGGGTTAATGCGTGTGGTCAAAACAGATGTTGCCGATCCTACTCAGTTTGACTCCAGCAGTGAATACTACGACCCAAAATCAACTCCAGAAACCCCACGTTGGCAAACAGTATTAGTAGAATTTGTAGAAAATTTTTCTGATTCCATCTCATTAACAATTCTCAAAGAGAAGTTTAGTTCAGAGGAGTTGATGGTTGTAAAACAAGGAAACAGATTATCGGTGATGCCTGTTTCCGACTCCGTAGCACAGAAGATTTTGGCAATGAAAAATACCTAA
- a CDS encoding 4-hydroxy-3-methylbut-2-enyl diphosphate reductase, whose product MDTKTFKRTLQHSENYNRKGFGHQAEVATQLQSEYQSSLIQEIRDRNYTLQRGDVTIRLAQAFGFCWGVERAVAMAYETRKHFPTERIWITNEIIHNPSVNQRMQEMQVGFIPVEAGNKDFSVVGNNDVVILPAFGASVQEMQLLSEKGCKIVDTTCPWVSKVWNTVEKHKKGDHTSIIHGKYKHEETIATSSFAGKYLIVLNLKEAQYVADYILHGGNREEFLQKFAKACSAGFDPDRDLERVGIANQTTMLKGETEQIGKLFEHTMLQKYGPVELNQHFQSFNTICDATQERQDAMLELVQENLDLMIVIGGFNSSNTTQLQQISQERGLPSYHIDVVERIKSINSIEHRQLNGELVTTENWLPAGKIVVGVTSGASTPDKVVEDVIEKIFALKATAAVF is encoded by the coding sequence ATGGATACAAAAACTTTTAAGCGTACACTACAACATTCTGAAAATTACAACCGTAAGGGTTTCGGTCATCAGGCGGAAGTAGCTACCCAATTGCAGTCTGAGTATCAGAGTAGCTTAATTCAGGAAATACGCGATCGCAATTACACTCTGCAAAGAGGCGATGTCACTATCCGACTAGCCCAAGCTTTTGGTTTTTGCTGGGGTGTGGAACGTGCTGTAGCTATGGCTTACGAAACTCGCAAGCATTTCCCCACAGAACGTATTTGGATTACCAATGAAATTATTCACAATCCCTCTGTAAATCAACGAATGCAGGAGATGCAGGTAGGATTTATCCCTGTTGAGGCTGGTAACAAAGACTTTTCTGTTGTAGGCAATAATGATGTGGTCATCCTCCCTGCTTTTGGCGCTAGTGTTCAAGAGATGCAGCTACTCAGCGAGAAAGGTTGCAAAATTGTTGACACTACTTGCCCTTGGGTGTCAAAAGTTTGGAATACGGTAGAAAAGCACAAAAAAGGCGATCACACCTCAATCATTCATGGCAAATACAAGCACGAAGAGACTATTGCTACTAGTTCTTTTGCTGGCAAATATTTAATCGTCTTAAATTTAAAAGAAGCTCAATATGTCGCTGACTACATTCTTCATGGTGGCAATCGAGAGGAATTCTTACAAAAATTTGCCAAAGCTTGTTCCGCAGGATTTGACCCTGATAGAGATTTAGAACGAGTCGGTATTGCTAACCAAACAACCATGCTTAAAGGCGAAACTGAGCAAATTGGTAAGCTGTTTGAGCATACCATGTTACAAAAGTATGGGCCTGTAGAATTAAATCAACATTTTCAAAGTTTTAATACCATCTGTGACGCTACCCAAGAACGTCAAGATGCAATGCTGGAATTAGTACAAGAAAATTTAGATTTAATGATTGTCATTGGCGGTTTTAATTCATCTAACACCACCCAATTGCAACAAATATCTCAAGAACGTGGACTGCCTTCTTATCACATCGATGTGGTGGAGCGAATTAAATCGATAAATTCCATCGAACATCGGCAATTAAATGGAGAATTAGTAACAACAGAAAACTGGTTACCCGCAGGAAAAATTGTTGTGGGTGTTACTTCGGGAGCTTCTACACCAGATAAAGTAGTGGAAGATGTGATTGAGAAAATTTTTGCGTTGAAAGCAACAGCAGCAGTATTTTAG
- a CDS encoding sodium-dependent bicarbonate transport family permease → MDVSLIMSNILNPPVLFFFLGMLAVFVKSDLEIPAPIPKALSLYLLFAIGFKGGVELIKSGVTQEVVFTLLAAMLMACFVPIYTFFILKLKLDTYDAAAIAATYGSISAVTFITASTFLSELGIAFDGYMVAALALMESPAIIVGLILVNLFTVDEKREFAWSEVLQEAFLNSSVFLLVGSLFIGFLTGEHGWQVLEPFTQGLFYGALTFFLLDMGLVAARRIKDLQKTGFFLILFAILIPILNAGIGLLIAKFIGMPAGDSLLFAVLSASASYIAVPAAMRLTVPEANPSLYVSTALAVTFPFNIIVGIPLYQYGINLFWR, encoded by the coding sequence ATGGATGTCAGCTTGATCATGTCAAACATCCTGAATCCGCCAGTACTCTTTTTCTTTCTGGGAATGCTTGCTGTTTTTGTCAAGTCGGATCTGGAAATTCCTGCGCCTATACCTAAAGCCTTATCGCTTTATTTGCTATTCGCCATAGGTTTTAAAGGAGGAGTAGAACTAATTAAAAGTGGGGTGACTCAGGAAGTGGTCTTCACGCTTCTGGCGGCGATGTTAATGGCCTGCTTTGTTCCCATTTACACGTTCTTTATTTTAAAACTGAAACTGGATACTTACGATGCGGCGGCGATCGCTGCCACTTACGGATCTATAAGTGCTGTTACCTTCATCACCGCCAGCACCTTTTTAAGTGAGTTGGGGATTGCTTTTGATGGTTACATGGTCGCAGCCCTCGCCCTGATGGAATCTCCAGCCATTATTGTTGGTCTGATCTTGGTCAATCTCTTCACCGTTGATGAAAAGCGAGAATTTGCCTGGTCAGAGGTTTTACAAGAAGCATTTTTGAATAGTTCCGTCTTTTTGTTAGTTGGTAGCCTCTTCATTGGCTTCTTAACAGGAGAACATGGTTGGCAAGTCTTAGAACCCTTTACACAAGGGCTATTTTACGGCGCTCTCACCTTCTTTCTCTTAGATATGGGATTAGTGGCAGCCAGAAGAATTAAAGACTTGCAAAAAACAGGATTTTTCCTGATTTTATTTGCCATACTAATTCCAATACTCAATGCAGGCATTGGCTTACTAATTGCCAAATTCATTGGTATGCCGGCGGGCGATTCTCTATTATTTGCTGTGTTGTCCGCTAGTGCTTCTTACATCGCCGTCCCAGCAGCTATGCGGTTAACTGTTCCAGAAGCCAACCCCAGTCTGTATGTTTCTACCGCTTTGGCCGTGACATTTCCGTTCAACATTATTGTGGGCATCCCATTATACCAATACGGAATTAACCTATTTTGGAGGTAA
- a CDS encoding P-II family nitrogen regulator, with protein MQLVKKIEIIANAFELSKILESLDKSGVHGHAVIRNVAGKGLRGTTEDLDMTMLDNVYIIAFCQPEYIKPVAENIKPLLNKFGGTCYISDVMEIRSVKCVASL; from the coding sequence ATGCAGCTAGTTAAAAAGATAGAAATTATTGCCAATGCCTTTGAATTGAGCAAAATCTTAGAAAGTTTAGACAAATCTGGAGTGCATGGTCATGCGGTCATCCGGAATGTTGCTGGTAAGGGATTACGAGGAACGACAGAAGATTTAGATATGACAATGCTCGACAACGTTTATATTATTGCGTTTTGTCAGCCAGAGTATATCAAACCAGTAGCGGAAAATATCAAACCCCTGCTCAATAAATTTGGCGGTACTTGTTATATCTCTGATGTGATGGAAATTCGCTCTGTAAAATGCGTTGCTTCCTTATAA
- the nagA gene encoding N-acetylglucosamine-6-phosphate deacetylase, with translation MSNYQLTITDYQLPTTIHKPTDIINAKVPGYQDLQMLVVNQGGIIEQILPMGTGFNRVASPDLQIIDVAGDWISLGGVDLQINGALGLAFPDLAAENAHFLGKICQFLWDVGVDGFLPTLVTTSVENIQRSLAVIADFISTTQPGSQILGVHLEGPFLNYQKRGAHPAEYLLPLTIEEVQRVLGDYAHIVKVITLAPELDPTGEVIPYLRSLGITVSLGHSQATANQAQNAFALGATMVTHAFNAMPPLHHREPGLLGAAMTNPHVMCGFIADGQHVSPIMLQILLRATQGIFLVSDALAPLGLPDGVYPWDSRQIEVQGGTARLPDGTLSGTTLPLLVGVENLVNWEICDVETALVLATDAPRKAIGLPGMKPGQPANLLRWHWDSHTKKLTWQRLFS, from the coding sequence ATGAGCAATTACCAATTAACAATTACCGATTACCAATTACCGACTACCATACACAAGCCTACAGATATTATTAATGCTAAAGTCCCTGGCTACCAAGATTTACAGATGCTTGTGGTGAATCAGGGGGGCATAATTGAACAAATATTGCCGATGGGGACTGGATTTAACAGAGTTGCGTCACCAGACTTACAAATAATAGATGTGGCTGGAGATTGGATTTCTTTGGGTGGCGTTGATTTGCAAATTAACGGTGCTTTGGGCTTGGCTTTTCCTGATTTGGCGGCTGAGAATGCCCACTTTTTGGGGAAAATTTGCCAATTTTTATGGGATGTGGGAGTAGATGGATTTTTACCTACACTGGTGACAACTTCAGTGGAAAATATCCAGCGATCGCTTGCTGTTATTGCTGATTTTATCTCTACCACACAACCTGGTTCCCAGATTTTAGGCGTACATCTAGAAGGCCCCTTCTTAAACTATCAAAAGCGGGGCGCTCACCCAGCCGAGTATTTATTACCTCTGACAATAGAAGAAGTCCAACGGGTTTTGGGAGATTACGCCCATATTGTTAAAGTCATCACCTTAGCGCCAGAGTTAGATCCTACGGGAGAAGTCATCCCATATTTACGTTCTTTAGGAATCACGGTTAGTTTAGGACATTCTCAGGCAACGGCTAACCAAGCCCAAAATGCTTTTGCGTTGGGTGCAACAATGGTAACTCATGCCTTCAATGCCATGCCTCCCTTACATCACCGCGAACCTGGACTCTTGGGGGCAGCTATGACTAATCCTCATGTCATGTGTGGTTTTATTGCCGACGGTCAGCACGTTTCGCCTATCATGTTGCAAATCCTACTCCGTGCCACTCAAGGAATATTTCTCGTTAGTGATGCCCTCGCTCCCTTAGGGCTACCCGATGGTGTGTATCCTTGGGATAGTCGGCAAATAGAAGTTCAAGGGGGTACTGCACGGCTACCAGATGGCACATTATCAGGCACAACCTTACCTTTATTAGTAGGGGTGGAAAACTTGGTGAATTGGGAAATTTGCGATGTGGAAACTGCACTGGTACTTGCTACTGATGCCCCAAGGAAGGCAATTGGTTTGCCAGGAATGAAACCGGGTCAACCTGCCAATTTATTGCGCTGGCATTGGGATAGTCATACAAAAAAACTTACATGGCAGCGATTGTTCAGCTAA
- the purE gene encoding 5-(carboxyamino)imidazole ribonucleotide mutase, with translation MAPLVGIIMGSDSDLPTMKEAIAICEEFGVENEVAIVSAHRTPERMVEYAQTAHHRGIKVIIAGAGGAAHLPGMVASLTPLPVIGVPVATRNLQGVDSLYSIVQMPGGIPVATVAIGNAKNAGLLAVQILATQQPELLTKVQAYRQNLSESVITKQAKLEQLGYKQYLEQEISGK, from the coding sequence ATGGCTCCCTTGGTTGGCATTATTATGGGCAGCGATTCAGATTTGCCCACAATGAAAGAGGCGATCGCTATTTGTGAGGAATTTGGTGTAGAAAATGAAGTGGCGATCGTTTCAGCCCATCGCACCCCAGAACGGATGGTGGAATATGCCCAAACAGCCCATCATCGGGGTATTAAGGTGATTATTGCTGGTGCTGGTGGTGCCGCCCATCTTCCCGGCATGGTAGCATCTTTAACTCCTCTACCAGTGATTGGTGTGCCAGTCGCTACACGAAACTTACAAGGTGTGGATTCTTTATATTCAATTGTACAAATGCCTGGGGGTATTCCTGTGGCTACGGTGGCGATCGGTAACGCCAAAAATGCTGGACTATTAGCTGTGCAAATCCTCGCTACTCAACAGCCAGAATTATTAACTAAAGTCCAAGCATACCGTCAAAACCTATCTGAATCAGTAATAACAAAGCAAGCAAAGTTAGAACAACTAGGTTACAAGCAGTATTTGGAACAGGAAATATCTGGAAAATAG
- a CDS encoding ammonium transporter produces MNRHIRPWQRLLVLAIGSMVFAVFAPTIVQAVDTPTLESLSETTIKLQISIDTTWVLLSGFLVFFMQTGFAMLEAGLVRQRSVVNTLLENFIDAAVTVLAWWAVGFGIAFGTSAGGLFGIDTFFLSQLPGADGSYPLGAPGSTAAINTYTLFFFQFAFAATASTITTGSMAGRTDFIGDLIYSAIMGAISYPIIVHWAWNSNGWLGKLSYHDFAGGSIVHTVGGWTALVGAYLLGPRPDRPPWGKLPPAHNLALATLGTMILWFGWYGFNPGSTLGTANPGLIGLVTINTTLAAGAGALAALIFLYVRTGKWDLVYCLNGSLAGLVAITAPCAYVAPWASVLIGLTGGIAVVLGVSLIESLHIDDPVGAFSVHGISGMMGTLSIGFLGQEELTLNQKAGLLLGGGFDLLGIQMLGIVAITVFTVAFAFLMYGGLKAMGHLRVNAEADRIGIDTYEHGASVWPDVYSVEELSKPQEHTKISENKTLEGE; encoded by the coding sequence ATGAATAGGCATATTCGACCCTGGCAACGCCTATTGGTGTTAGCGATTGGCTCAATGGTATTTGCTGTTTTTGCACCGACAATTGTGCAAGCGGTAGATACTCCTACCCTAGAATCTTTATCAGAAACTACCATCAAACTGCAAATTTCCATTGATACTACTTGGGTATTACTTTCTGGGTTTTTAGTATTTTTCATGCAAACCGGCTTCGCCATGTTAGAAGCTGGTTTAGTTCGCCAAAGAAGTGTAGTTAACACCCTACTAGAAAATTTCATTGACGCTGCTGTCACGGTTTTGGCATGGTGGGCGGTGGGTTTTGGTATCGCATTTGGTACAAGTGCAGGTGGTTTGTTTGGTATAGATACATTCTTTCTCAGCCAGTTACCGGGTGCTGATGGTAGCTACCCATTAGGCGCACCAGGTTCTACAGCTGCTATTAACACCTATACTTTGTTCTTTTTCCAGTTTGCCTTTGCTGCTACTGCCAGTACCATTACTACTGGTTCAATGGCTGGCAGAACCGACTTTATAGGTGACTTAATTTATAGTGCGATCATGGGTGCTATTAGCTACCCAATTATCGTGCATTGGGCTTGGAACTCCAATGGTTGGTTAGGCAAACTCAGTTACCATGATTTCGCAGGTGGTTCAATTGTTCATACCGTAGGTGGCTGGACAGCATTAGTTGGGGCATATTTGCTTGGGCCTCGTCCCGACCGTCCTCCTTGGGGAAAACTACCACCAGCCCATAACTTAGCCTTGGCAACTTTGGGAACGATGATTCTCTGGTTTGGCTGGTATGGGTTTAACCCTGGTTCAACCCTTGGTACTGCTAATCCGGGGTTGATTGGGTTAGTAACTATCAACACCACATTAGCAGCAGGTGCTGGCGCACTAGCAGCATTAATCTTTCTGTATGTTCGTACAGGTAAGTGGGATTTAGTTTATTGTCTCAATGGTTCTCTAGCTGGTTTAGTCGCAATTACAGCACCTTGTGCTTATGTGGCTCCTTGGGCTTCTGTACTAATTGGTTTAACGGGGGGGATTGCGGTTGTATTAGGAGTGAGTTTAATTGAGTCACTCCACATCGACGACCCAGTGGGAGCATTTTCAGTCCACGGTATCAGTGGCATGATGGGTACTCTCTCCATAGGCTTTTTAGGACAAGAGGAACTCACTCTCAATCAAAAAGCAGGACTATTGCTAGGTGGTGGGTTTGATCTGCTGGGTATCCAAATGCTGGGGATAGTGGCGATTACGGTTTTCACAGTCGCTTTTGCCTTTCTGATGTATGGTGGCCTCAAAGCTATGGGACACTTACGTGTTAATGCTGAAGCAGATCGTATTGGTATTGATACTTATGAACATGGTGCTTCAGTGTGGCCTGATGTTTACTCAGTTGAAGAGTTGAGCAAACCACAAGAACATACAAAAATTTCTGAAAATAAAACTTTAGAGGGGGAATAA
- a CDS encoding ammonium transporter — protein MYQQKSRTRNRRFSTRNYAKSRQSNSQIQIFNLVKKLSPSWQACIPLACLIVLGWSYVAVAQAPAAGPTTAELKVALDTLWVAIAAFLVFFMNAGFGMLETGFCRQKNAVNVLAKNLIVFALATVAFWAIGFGLMFGDGNDFIGFNGLFLSGVDNSPATGDAYKGVFSALSWAGVPLAAKFLFQLVFAGTAATIVSGAVAERIKFVDFLIFSLLLVGIAYPITGHWIWGAGWLAKAGFWDFAGSTVVHSVGGWAALMGAAFLGPRIGKYQDKQIVALPGHNMSIATLGCLILWLGWFGFNPGSVMAADPNAITHIALTTNMAGAVGGIAATATAWLYLGKPDLSMIINGILAGLVGITASCAYVSIPSSIIIGLIAGVIVVFSVTFFDKLGIDDPVGATSVHLVCGVWGTLAVGLWSVGPGVYSWYGEGLGPTKGLFAGGGLGQLITQFLGAAAVGGMTVLVSSIFWVVLKATLGIRVTREEELEGLDIGEHGMEAYSGFLKEASPGGFAEGKTSDGY, from the coding sequence ATGTACCAACAGAAATCAAGAACAAGAAATAGGCGCTTTTCTACCAGAAATTACGCTAAAAGTAGACAATCTAACTCGCAAATCCAGATATTCAATCTAGTCAAAAAACTCTCTCCCAGTTGGCAAGCTTGTATACCTCTGGCTTGTTTGATTGTTTTGGGTTGGAGTTATGTGGCAGTTGCTCAAGCCCCAGCCGCAGGGCCGACAACAGCAGAACTAAAAGTTGCGCTTGACACCCTATGGGTAGCGATCGCCGCTTTCTTAGTATTCTTTATGAATGCTGGTTTTGGTATGTTAGAAACCGGCTTCTGTCGTCAGAAAAATGCTGTTAACGTTCTTGCCAAAAACTTAATCGTGTTCGCCCTGGCAACCGTTGCCTTTTGGGCAATTGGTTTTGGGTTAATGTTCGGTGATGGCAATGATTTCATTGGCTTCAATGGGTTGTTTCTCTCAGGAGTAGATAACAGCCCGGCAACAGGTGATGCTTATAAAGGTGTCTTCAGCGCTTTAAGTTGGGCTGGCGTACCTTTAGCCGCAAAATTTTTATTCCAGTTGGTGTTTGCTGGTACTGCGGCAACAATTGTCTCTGGTGCAGTTGCCGAAAGAATCAAGTTTGTTGACTTCTTGATTTTCAGCCTTTTACTTGTAGGTATCGCCTACCCGATTACCGGACACTGGATTTGGGGCGCTGGTTGGTTAGCCAAGGCTGGTTTTTGGGACTTTGCTGGTTCTACAGTGGTTCACTCAGTTGGCGGTTGGGCAGCTTTGATGGGAGCTGCATTTCTGGGTCCTCGTATTGGTAAATATCAAGATAAGCAAATTGTGGCTTTACCTGGTCACAACATGAGTATTGCTACCTTGGGCTGCTTGATTCTGTGGTTAGGTTGGTTTGGTTTCAACCCTGGTTCTGTCATGGCTGCTGACCCCAATGCTATTACTCACATTGCTTTAACAACTAACATGGCTGGTGCCGTTGGTGGTATTGCTGCTACTGCTACCGCTTGGCTGTACTTAGGTAAACCAGACCTGTCAATGATTATTAATGGCATTTTGGCTGGTTTAGTTGGTATTACCGCATCTTGCGCTTATGTGAGCATTCCTAGTTCTATTATTATCGGTTTGATTGCCGGAGTCATAGTAGTTTTCTCTGTGACCTTCTTCGACAAACTAGGTATTGATGACCCAGTAGGAGCAACTTCAGTTCACCTTGTTTGTGGTGTTTGGGGTACTCTTGCGGTTGGTTTATGGTCGGTTGGCCCTGGTGTTTACTCTTGGTATGGTGAGGGACTTGGCCCAACCAAGGGTTTATTTGCAGGTGGCGGTTTAGGACAGCTGATTACTCAATTCTTAGGTGCTGCCGCAGTAGGTGGTATGACTGTACTCGTCAGTAGCATTTTCTGGGTAGTACTGAAAGCTACTTTGGGTATTAGAGTCACCAGAGAAGAAGAATTGGAAGGCTTGGATATCGGCGAACACGGTATGGAAGCCTACAGTGGATTCCTGAAAGAAGCTAGTCCTGGTGGATTTGCAGAAGGCAAGACATCTGACGGCTATTAA
- a CDS encoding ammonium transporter, whose translation MGNAWAQVPGTTPPADTGDTAFMLISAALVLLMTPGLAFFYGGFVRSRNILNTLMMSFVLMAIVGVTWVLWGYSLSFAPGLPFIGGLQWFGLNGVGLETTGYLQGSEPANVVSYAGTIPHQAYMIYQAMFAIITPALISGAIAERMSFRAYCLFVLLWSTFIYTPLAHMVWAKGGFLGLYGGLGALDFAGGTVVHISSGVSALVAAIVLGPRKTHPDRLSPPHNVTFILLGAGLLWFGWFGFNAGSALSVASSTSGSFITNPATTAFVATNTSAAAGALMWLILEGVLRGKPTAVGAATGAVAGLVGITPAAGFVTPLASILIGFITAFVCFYAVSFKHKLNVDDALDTYPVHGVGGTVGAILTAFFATAEVNSGGKNGVLKGNFGELGVELAAIVIAYVIAAVGTWIILKIIDATVGLRVKEEAEYQGLDISEHGEEAYNSEFSDRIVP comes from the coding sequence ATGGGTAATGCTTGGGCGCAAGTCCCAGGGACGACTCCACCTGCTGATACGGGAGATACGGCATTTATGCTGATTTCAGCAGCCCTAGTCTTGCTGATGACACCAGGATTAGCATTTTTTTATGGTGGTTTCGTCCGATCGCGCAATATTCTCAATACATTGATGATGAGCTTTGTATTGATGGCGATTGTGGGCGTTACCTGGGTTTTATGGGGTTATAGTCTGTCGTTTGCCCCAGGGCTGCCATTTATTGGTGGTTTACAGTGGTTTGGGTTAAACGGTGTGGGGCTAGAAACCACAGGTTATCTGCAAGGTTCCGAGCCTGCGAATGTGGTTTCCTATGCCGGGACGATTCCCCATCAGGCATACATGATATATCAAGCCATGTTTGCCATTATCACCCCAGCTTTAATTTCTGGTGCGATCGCCGAACGAATGAGTTTCCGTGCCTATTGCCTATTTGTGCTACTGTGGTCAACCTTTATTTACACGCCTCTAGCCCACATGGTTTGGGCAAAAGGTGGATTCTTAGGTTTGTATGGCGGCTTAGGTGCGCTCGACTTCGCCGGCGGTACAGTAGTTCATATTAGCTCTGGGGTTTCTGCCCTCGTCGCCGCAATAGTCCTGGGGCCAAGGAAAACCCATCCCGATCGCCTCAGCCCTCCCCACAACGTAACATTTATTTTGTTGGGTGCTGGCTTGCTATGGTTTGGCTGGTTCGGTTTTAACGCTGGGAGTGCCTTATCAGTTGCTAGCAGCACTTCTGGCAGTTTCATCACTAATCCAGCTACAACTGCCTTTGTTGCCACCAACACCTCAGCCGCAGCCGGAGCTTTAATGTGGCTAATTCTAGAAGGAGTATTACGCGGTAAACCCACCGCCGTAGGTGCAGCTACAGGCGCAGTTGCCGGTTTAGTAGGTATAACCCCAGCCGCCGGCTTTGTCACCCCTCTAGCGTCAATTTTGATAGGTTTTATCACAGCTTTTGTTTGCTTTTATGCCGTAAGTTTCAAACACAAGCTAAATGTTGATGATGCCTTAGATACCTACCCGGTGCATGGTGTTGGTGGAACAGTTGGCGCAATTCTCACAGCTTTCTTTGCCACCGCCGAAGTTAACTCAGGTGGTAAAAACGGCGTACTCAAGGGTAATTTTGGTGAACTAGGTGTGGAACTAGCCGCCATTGTCATCGCCTATGTAATTGCAGCAGTTGGTACTTGGATAATCTTGAAGATTATTGATGCTACCGTTGGCTTACGGGTGAAAGAAGAAGCAGAATACCAAGGTTTGGATATCAGCGAACACGGAGAAGAAGCATATAACTCCGAGTTTAGCGATCGCATCGTACCGTAA